Proteins from a single region of Phyllopteryx taeniolatus isolate TA_2022b chromosome 10, UOR_Ptae_1.2, whole genome shotgun sequence:
- the LOC133485222 gene encoding uncharacterized protein LOC133485222 produces the protein LNVGTMTGKSRELVDMMIRRKVDILCVQETRWKGSKARSLGGGFKLFYHGVDGKRNGVGVILKEELAKNVLEVKRVSDRVMRLKFEIEGVMCNVISGYAPQVGCDLEVKEKFWKELDDVVLSIPDRERVVIGADCNGHVGEGNKGDEEVMGKYGIQERNLEGQMVVDFATRMQMAVVNTFFQKRHEHRVTYKSGGRSTQVDYILCRRCNLKEVTNCKVVVGESVARQHRMVVCKMTLVVGRKIRKTKAEKRTMWWKLRQDECCAAFREEVIQALGGREELPEDWTTAAKVIREAGRRVLGVSSGRKGEKETWWWNLTVQEIIQGKRLAKKKWDTERTEKRRKEYIEMRHRAKVEVAKAKQEAYDDMYGRLDTKEGEKDLYRLARQRDRDGKDVQQVRVIKDRDGNMLTGASSVLGRWKEYFEELMNEENDSEGRVEEASVVDQEVAMISKGEVRKALKRMKNGKAVGPDDIPVEVWKHLGEVAVEFLTSLFNRILVREKMPEEWRKSVLVPIFKNKGDVQSCGNYRGIKLMSHTMKLWERVVEARLRTEVKKAYDRVPREELWYCMRKSGVAEKYVRIIQDMYEGSRTAVRCAVGVTEEFKVDVGLHQGSALSPFLFAVVMDRLTDEVRLESPWTMMFADDIVICSESREQLEEQLERWRHALERRGMKISRSKTEYMCMNERGGGGRMRLQGEEMARVEDFKYLGSTVQSNGECGQEVKKRVQAGWNGWRKVSGVLCDRRVSARMKGKVYKTVVRPAMMYGLETVALKRKQEAELEVAEMKMLRFALGVTRLDKIRNELIRGTAKVRCFGDKVRESRLQWFGHVQRRESEYIGRRMMRMELPGKRARGRPKRRLMDVVREDMMAVGVREEDAGDRQVQVFGQPSLHWEQVDLAQMRKKKDKGSTKSSQAGRPEPGCLCSPPKRVTCSACRMLCSRGWSDVSSSPRGEVGFLAGPVFGKLVGQDKT, from the exons ttgaatgttgggactatgacaggaaaatctcgggagttggttgacatgatgattaggagaaaggttgatatattgtgtgtccaggagaccaggtggaaaggcagtaaggctagaagtttagggggagggtttaaattattttaccatggtgtagatgggaagagaaatggagtcggggttattttaaaagaagagttggctaagaatgtcttggaggtgaaaagagtatcagatcgagtgatgaggctgaaatttgaaattgagggtgttatgtgtaatgtgattagtggctatgccccacaggtaggatgtgacctagaggtgaaagagaaattctggaaggagctagatgatgtagttctgagcatcccagacagagagagagtcgtaattggtgcagattgtaatggacatgttggtgaaggtaataagggtgatgaagaagtgatgggtaagtacggtatccaggaaaggaacttggagggacagatggtggtagactttgcaacaaggatgcaaatggctgtagtgaacacttttttccagaagaggcacgaacatagggtgacctacaagagcggaggtagaagcacacaggtggattacatcttgtgcagacgatgtaatctgaaggaggttaccaactgtaaggtagtggtaggggagagtgtggctagacagcataggatggtggtgtgtaagatgactctggtggtggggaggaaaattaggaagacaaaggcagagaagagaaccatgtggtggaagctgagacaggacgagtgttgtgcagcttttcgggaagaggtaatacaggctctcggtggacgggaagagcttccagaagactggaccactgcagccaaggtgatcagagaagcaggcaggagagtacttggtgtatcttctggcaggaaaggagagaaggagacttggtggtggaacctcacagtacaggaaatcatacaaggaaaacggttagctaagaagaagtgggacactgagaggaccgaaaagaggcgaaaggaatacattgagatgcgacacagggcaaaggtagaggtggcaaaggcaaaacaagaggcatatgatgacatgtatggcaggttggacactaaagaaggagaaaaggatctatacaggctggccagacagagggatagagatgggaaggatgtgcagcaggttagggtgattaaggatagagatggaaatatgttgactggtgccagcagtgtgctaggtagatggaaagaatacttcgaggagttgatgaatgaggaaaatgatagtgaagggagagtagaagaggcaagtgtggtggaccaggaagtggcaatgattagtaagggggaagttagaaaggcattaaagagaatgaaaaatggaaaggcagttggtcctgatgacattcctgtggaggtatggaagcatctaggagaggtggctgtggagtttttgaccagcttgttcaatagaattctagtgcgtgagaagatgcctgaggaatggaggaaaagtgtactggtgcccatttttaagaacaaaggtgatgtgcagagctgtggcaactatagaggaataaagttgatgagccacacaatgaagttatgggaaagagtagtggaggctagactcaggacagaagtga agaaagcctatgacagagtacccagagaggaactgtggtactgcatgcggaagtctggagtggcagagaagtatgttagaataatacaggacatgtacgagggcagcagaacagcggtgaggtgtgctgtcggtgtgacagaagaatttaaggtggacgtgggactgcatcagggatcagccctgagccccttcctttttgcagtggtgatggataggctgacagatgaggttagactggaatccccgtggaccatgatgtttgcagatgacattgtgatctgcagtgaaagcagggagcagctggaggaacagttagaaagatggaggcatgcactggaaagaagaggaatgaagattagccgaagtaaaacagaatatatgtgcatgaatgagaggggtggtgggggaagaatgaggctacagggagaagagatggcaagggtagaggactttaaatacttggggtcaaccgtccagagcaatggtgagtgtggtcaggaagtgaagaaacgggtccaagcaggttggaacgggtggaggaaggtgtcaggtgtgttatgtgacagaagagtctctgctaggatgaagggcaaagtttataaaacagtagtgaggccagccatgatgtatggattagagacagtggcactgaagagaaaacaggaagcagagctggaggtggcggaaatgaagatgttgaggttcgctctcggagtgaccaggttggataaaattagaaatgagctcatcagagggacagccaaggttcgatgttttggagacaaagttagagagagcagacttcaatggtttggacacgtccagaggagagagagtgagtatattggtagaaggatgatgaggatggagctgccaggcaagagagctagaggaagaccaaagagaaggttgatggatgtcgtgagggaagacatgatggcagttggtgttcgagaggaggatgcaggagatag